Below is a window of Halomonas sp. Bachu 37 DNA.
AACACCACAAACGTCACGATTGCCGGCGTCATGAGCGGCTCTCCCCTTCATTGGCCTTGATCAGTTCATCGAGCTGGGTAGCGTCATCGATGAAATGTTCGAGCAGATCGAACCCCTGCACCAGATGAAGCAGGATGATCACCCCGGAAAGCGGAATCACGATGGCGGTGAACTTGCTGGGAATCTGAATCTGGTCGGACACCATGTAGACCTGGGTGGCGCCCTGGAAGTAACCCCAGCCATACCACACCAGCATCACCGCGAATAACGCAATTACCGCCAGGCAAAGCCCCGCCGCTGCATTCAGCAGCGCCCGTGGCAGGCTACGCACCAGCAGGGTCATGGCCACATGTTCGCCATAGCGCAACGAGATAGTCATGGAAAGAAAGCCGATCCAGGGCAGAAACAGCCGCGCCAGGGAATAGGTCCAGCTCAAGGTGCTGCCGGTGACCAGCTTATAGAGAAAGGCCGTGAAGGAGATGCCCAGCATGATCAGCACGCAGGCCACACACATCACGATGGCCACCTGATTGACTGCATCGCTCAGGCGGCGAAGGGGCTGAAGTAACTGCATCAAGTAACCTCACAGGCAACATCGACCGGCGGAAAGTCCCGACCGGTCGATGGGTGGCGAATCGATATCAGCGCTTTCTATATCGACCCTCAACGGCCGTAGATGGACACATCCGATTCGCTCACTTGCTCACCCACGCGTGCCACTTCCTCGAGGAAGGCATCGACCTTGTCGGCTTCGATGCCGAAGTCATTGACGATCCAATTCCGCCATTCGGGACGGGCGATATCGGCCATGCGCTGGCGCTCCTCGGTAGGCATGATGTAGCACTCCTCGAAGCGCTCGCACGACTCTTCCCAGCTGGCGGTGGCCAGAGCGCCGGACATGCCGTGACCGATCGCGACGGCTTCACGCGCCGAGACGAGAATCGCTTCCTGCTGCTCTTCGGTCAGGCTCTGGAACCAGTCTTCACTGACCAGCCAGGCAGCGCTGTTGTAAACGTGCCCCGTCAGGGTGGTGTAATCGGTCACTTCATCGAAATTGAAGGTAGTGTTGAGTATCGGGGCGTTGAATTGACCATCGGCCAGGCCGGTTTCCAGGGCGGTAATCACCTCCCCCCAGGGCAGCGGGGTCGCCGAGGCACCCAGTGCCTTCATGATCGCCACATGGCCCGGATTTTCCTCGGTGCGGATATTCAACCCCTCGAGGTCTTCCACCGTCTCGATCAGGCGCTCGTTGTTGGTGAAGGCCACGAACCCACCGCCGTCATCGAAGGTGCCGAGATAACGCATGTTGGCTTCCTCGACGGTGCCGGACATGAAGTCGGCAAACCATTCGCTGTCGAAGAACGTCCAGGCCTGGCGCCAGTTGTCGAACAGGAAGGGCGCCGTCATCAGCTGGTAATCATCGTAAAACGATGACATGGCGCCGGTGGTGATGATGGTCGACTGCAAGGTGCGGCCGCCCTGAACCTCGGAAGCGGTTTCCACCTCGGAGCCAAGCTGACTGTTGCCGAAGATGCTCACCTCCACTTCGCCGTTGGTGCGCATCTCGACCAGGTTCTTGAAGTGTACCAAGGCCGGGTAGACCTCGTTGTTGCTCATGTTCTCGGGCAGGATGGTGGCGATGGCCATCTCCGTGGACTGGGCCTGGACATGGGCACTGGCGATCGCCAGGGGCAAGGTTGCCATTGCCGCGATGAGTGGTAAGCGTTTTGCCGTCGTCATAACACACCTCTTGTAGTTCTTAGTTGAGTCGGACTTGCGTTATTACCCTTCCGGAAGGCAGCCTTGCTCAGGAGATCGTTCTCCCTCAGCGAGCGTCGGGCAAGGCCTCCCACACTTCAATGGCGGCAGCCAGGTCTTCCAGCGACGCCCCTACTGACTTGAATAACGTAATGGCTTCAGGCGAAGAGCGGCCGGCCTTTTCCCCCTTGATCAGCTCCGCCAATTCCCCTTGAATCTGCTCGAAACGAAATTCACCCTCCTCGATGGCTTGCAGGATATCGCCCGCTTCTCCTCTGGCACCGGCGTAGGTATCCACGAACACCTCGGCGCGACGCAAGCAGTGGGCATCGGTTTCGCGCATCTGCGGGCGAAATGCCCCGACCAGATCTAGGTGCGTCCCCGCCGTGAGCCACTTCCCCTTGATCAATGGCTCGGTAGACAGCGTCACGCAACTGACGATATCGGCCTGGGCCACCGCGGTTTCCAGGTCTTCAGCTACGGCGGTATCGAAGCGGTCGGCATAGGCAT
It encodes the following:
- the dctP gene encoding TRAP transporter substrate-binding protein DctP: MTTAKRLPLIAAMATLPLAIASAHVQAQSTEMAIATILPENMSNNEVYPALVHFKNLVEMRTNGEVEVSIFGNSQLGSEVETASEVQGGRTLQSTIITTGAMSSFYDDYQLMTAPFLFDNWRQAWTFFDSEWFADFMSGTVEEANMRYLGTFDDGGGFVAFTNNERLIETVEDLEGLNIRTEENPGHVAIMKALGASATPLPWGEVITALETGLADGQFNAPILNTTFNFDEVTDYTTLTGHVYNSAAWLVSEDWFQSLTEEQQEAILVSAREAVAIGHGMSGALATASWEESCERFEECYIMPTEERQRMADIARPEWRNWIVNDFGIEADKVDAFLEEVARVGEQVSESDVSIYGR
- a CDS encoding TRAP transporter small permease, whose product is MQLLQPLRRLSDAVNQVAIVMCVACVLIMLGISFTAFLYKLVTGSTLSWTYSLARLFLPWIGFLSMTISLRYGEHVAMTLLVRSLPRALLNAAAGLCLAVIALFAVMLVWYGWGYFQGATQVYMVSDQIQIPSKFTAIVIPLSGVIILLHLVQGFDLLEHFIDDATQLDELIKANEGESRS